ggttaagtagACAGGGTGAGGCTGCAGAGTGAGGGAGCATCCTGGTGATGTTTTGAATCTAGGCCTGTGTGGCAGGGTTCCTCCCTCATTTCTTGTCACTGCTGTTTTGGCTTCAGGTTGAACCTAGACTGAGCACCTCCTGTGGGTATGCTACAGCCCTGAGATGGTGAAGCTGCTGTGAGAAGCCCACGTGCCCAACATGGCGGAGAGTAAAGACCCTGTTCAGCTTCGGCTGCTCAGCCTGGAGCTCCTGAAGCAGCTTTGGGCTGGGCACGAGGCCATGTGTCGGTCGGTGGCCAGAGCAGCATTAGAGGTGGGTGGCCACCTTGATAATGTCTAGGTGGCAAGGAAAAGACAACTTAATCCCCAGTGACTATGTCCAAGCCTCAAAGGTCAGCCTTTCCCAATGAACCCATTTCCTTGATGGTATAAAACAGGCCTTGGGAGGAAGGGATTGGGCTGGATACCCCAAAGCCACAGCAGGGTAAAGATCTATGGGTCCATAGCAGGTCAGAGTGGCTGGGCACTGGCCAGGTTGCTGCCTGGATAACTTGACCTGTTTCTTACAGTCAAACCTGGACTGTAGCAGGAGCAAAAACTTAGAGATGCCACTGCCCCAAGAGACTTCTTCCACTTCCTCAGTGGCTCCCAGCTCACAAGACAAAAGACACATGTGGGACCCACTGGACAGTCATCGAGGTGACACGTTTGATATGGCTTGGTATGGCAGGGTTAACTCCAGGATGGACTCTCTCgcacctgccacctgccacccTCAGGAACCCCAGGAAGGACTACGGCCCTCCTCAGTACCCCAGCTTGCCACTCAAGGTCTGAAGGGCCCAGTGCCTTTGGGAAGACCAAAAGGTTTGGGGCCTAACAAGACACAGATCCCAAGGTCCGTCTTGTCACGACTAAGCAAGCCATCTAAGGTAACTAAGTGGTTCCTGGAAATCAATGGGAACCTTATGGatcctcagtttccctgtctgaCAGATTGTCCCTAGATAAGTGTCccttgttgggggtggggggtgaggctTCTCAAAGGTCCAGTGTGATGTTAGCACTGCTGTCAGTCAGTACtttgtgaagaaggaagcaaaCCTTATTGTCCAGGTAGAAGGACAGGCTTGGAGCCCAGGCTTGTTCAAAGCCACACCTAAAGCAGGTCCAAACTGACCTTCTCGTTTCTGAGTTCCTCAGCTGAGGCTAGCACCAAGCTGGAGTCTAAGCCATGACAAGGCATGGTGTCCCCCTGTAATGGGACCTCTTGGCCATAGCTGCTGATCTAGCCTTTGTCTACTTCCTCAGCCCAAAGTGACCTCCCAGGAGTCTGCAATGCCTGAGAGCAACTGGCACTCTAGGCCA
Above is a window of Arvicanthis niloticus isolate mArvNil1 chromosome 5, mArvNil1.pat.X, whole genome shotgun sequence DNA encoding:
- the Miip gene encoding migration and invasion-inhibitory protein isoform X2, which gives rise to MAESKDPVQLRLLSLELLKQLWAGHEAMCRSVARAALESNLDCSRSKNLEMPLPQETSSTSSVAPSSQDKRHMWDPLDSHRGDTFDMAWYGRVNSRMDSLAPATCHPQEPQEGLRPSSVPQLATQGLKGPVPLGRPKGLGPNKTQIPRSVLSRLSKPSKPKVTSQESAMPESNWHSRPYLGYEWIAGSLDNSSPIISEPEAFFSVLQRFREDNKEDCVCSSPEALFPGLQESSGVEEEHECVYCYRINRRLFPEPLDPGAPCRVCRVPRDEKGPETLMEPVQVRVSIPLSILDPPHRYRIHRRKSFDASDTLALPRAFPAPDPPLIWS